Proteins encoded within one genomic window of Streptomyces sp. NBC_00523:
- a CDS encoding TetR/AcrR family transcriptional regulator yields the protein MDSRSAQKHQAILDAGTEVFLNKGYAGTSMDDIAKLAAVSKQTVYKHFADKEKLFAEIVLATTDRIDALVNLVADIPADADTLGENLTRLARQFLTGLTRPQVIQLRRLIIANADTFPELGAAWYEQGFERVLATLAETFRRLTDQGLLKTPDPLLAAHHFSGLLLWIPVNQAMFHGSAQHTDADLDRYADGGIRAFLAAYA from the coding sequence ATGGACAGTCGGTCAGCGCAGAAGCACCAGGCGATCCTGGACGCCGGGACCGAGGTGTTCCTGAACAAGGGATACGCGGGCACGAGCATGGACGACATCGCGAAGCTGGCCGCGGTCTCCAAGCAGACCGTCTACAAGCACTTCGCGGACAAGGAGAAGCTGTTCGCCGAAATCGTGCTCGCCACCACGGACCGCATCGACGCCCTGGTCAACCTGGTCGCCGACATCCCCGCCGACGCGGACACCCTCGGGGAGAACCTGACCCGGCTCGCCCGGCAGTTCCTCACAGGGCTCACCCGGCCCCAGGTGATCCAGTTGCGGCGCCTGATCATCGCCAACGCCGACACCTTTCCGGAGCTCGGCGCGGCCTGGTACGAGCAGGGGTTCGAGCGGGTCCTCGCCACGCTGGCGGAGACCTTCCGCCGCCTCACCGACCAGGGGCTCCTCAAGACCCCCGATCCGCTTCTGGCCGCCCACCACTTCTCCGGGCTGCTGCTGTGGATCCCGGTGAACCAGGCCATGTTCCACGGCAGCGCCCAGCACACCGACGCCGATCTGGACCGCTACGCGGACGGCGGCATCCGCGCCTTCCTGGCCGCCTATGCGTGA